GACGGCGAAAGGGCGAGCAGAAGAGTTCGTCTGCCGATGGAGAAGGGATGGCATAAATCGCACTCTCACTTGTGATAGCAGTGACAAACACGTCCACCTGCCATGGGTGAACAAGGCAGGTTCACTAAACCAATTCCCATTGAAGAGTTAGCATTTAAATCGTGCTGATTTTTGTGCTACCTGGCAGACAGATTACTGATCAAGAACGATTTAGCAGGCTTATTTTATCGACACCGATCCATGTAAAAGCCAGAAAACACGCACTTGGATAAGTCCCGCCGTTATCAGGATTGCTTCTCACCTCTGTCGTGAGTGATCTTCTCCACCGACTTCTCAGTCACGATGTTCCCCTTGCTCTCGCGTCCCTTGATGGCCAGTTCGCCGAAGGGATAGGAGAACTCATCCACACGCATGCGCAGTTCGTGCTTCAGTTTGATAAGCAGCTTCTGGGCGTTGCTGTCGTCCTCGGACTCGTGCCGGGCGAAGTAGAGCACCCGGGTGCCGGCTTCCTCGGAAGTGAGCTGATATTCCTTGTCACGGGTAATGCCCCCGACGCGGAAGCGCTTGGCATAGACTTTCCCAGCCTTGCCATCGCGGTAGATCATCGAGTACACCGCCTGCTCGTCGCGCTTGAACACGGCGACATAACACGGGTTTTTCCCAACGTGGAACTTCGGCGCAGCCTTCACCACACTCATGGAGCCCTCACGGGTGATGTAGAGCACCTCATCCAGCGCTGAGCACTTGCCGATGGCCTCTCCTTCCTTCTTCAGGCCATAGCCGGCAAAGCCTTCCTTGGAGTCGAGGTAGAGCGTTTCGTTCGCAATCGCCACTTCGGAGGCAGCCACACGCTCGAAGCCCATGATCTGCGTACGACGCTCACGGTCCTTGCCGTAGTCCTTCTTCAAACGCTCAAAGTGAGCCACCGCGTACCGGGTGAGCTGCTTCAGATGCTTCTGCGTCACCTCGATCTCGCGCTCAAGCGCCACGATGGCCTCGTCCGCCTCGAAGGAGTTGAACTTGGAGATGCGCTTGATGCGGATTTCGGTGAGGCGGTTGATATCCTCCTCTGTCACCTCGCGCTTCAGCAGGCGGAGGTAGGGCTTGAGCCCCTTCCAGATGGCGCCGATGACAGCATCCCAGCTCGTGGCCTCTTCGATGTCGCGGTAGATGCGCTTCTCGATGAAGATCTTCTCGAGCGAGGAGAAGTGCCACTTCTCCTCCAGTTCATTGAGCTCAACCTCAAGCTCCTGCTTCAGAATCTGCCTGGTGTGCTCCGCGCTGTCCCGCAAGAGTTCGGTCACGCTGATGAAGCGAGGCTTGTCATCCTGAATGACCACGGCATTCACCGAGATGCTGACTTCACAATCGGTGAAGGCATACAGGGCCTGGATGGCCTGGTCCGGATCCGTGCCGCTGGGCAGGTGCACGAGGATCTCCACGAACTCAGCCGTGTTGTCCTCCACCTTCTGGACCTTGATCTTGCCCTTCTCATTCGCAGCGACAATCGACTCCTGGATGCTGGTGGCCGTGGTGCCGAAGGGAATCTGGACAATGCGGACCATGTTGCGCTTCGGCACCGTCTCAATCTTGGCTCTCACCCGGATGCGTCCACCCCGCTGACCATCGTTGTAGTCACTGGCATCCATGATGCCGCCCTGTGGAAAATCTGGATACAGGACGAAGACTTCATTCCGCAGCGCCTTGATGGAGGCATCGCAAAGTTCCAGGAAGTTGTGCGGAAGAATGCGGCAGGACAGACCTACGGCAATGCCCTCCACCCCTGAAGCCAGCAGCATGGGGAACTTCACCGGCAGGGTCACGGGCTCCTTGTTGCGACCGTCGTAGCTCTGTGCCCAGTTGGTGACCTTCGGGCTGTACACCACATCCA
The Roseimicrobium gellanilyticum DNA segment above includes these coding regions:
- a CDS encoding DNA gyrase/topoisomerase IV subunit A, which produces MAPASPDSSSSPAPEQHTKHVDELYGDWFLDYASYVILERAVPHINDGFKPVQRRIMHSLKELEDGRYNKVANVVGNTMKYHPHGDASIGDAMTQIGQKELLIDTQGNWGNILTGDGAAAPRYIEARLSKFALDVVYSPKVTNWAQSYDGRNKEPVTLPVKFPMLLASGVEGIAVGLSCRILPHNFLELCDASIKALRNEVFVLYPDFPQGGIMDASDYNDGQRGGRIRVRAKIETVPKRNMVRIVQIPFGTTATSIQESIVAANEKGKIKVQKVEDNTAEFVEILVHLPSGTDPDQAIQALYAFTDCEVSISVNAVVIQDDKPRFISVTELLRDSAEHTRQILKQELEVELNELEEKWHFSSLEKIFIEKRIYRDIEEATSWDAVIGAIWKGLKPYLRLLKREVTEEDINRLTEIRIKRISKFNSFEADEAIVALEREIEVTQKHLKQLTRYAVAHFERLKKDYGKDRERRTQIMGFERVAASEVAIANETLYLDSKEGFAGYGLKKEGEAIGKCSALDEVLYITREGSMSVVKAAPKFHVGKNPCYVAVFKRDEQAVYSMIYRDGKAGKVYAKRFRVGGITRDKEYQLTSEEAGTRVLYFARHESEDDSNAQKLLIKLKHELRMRVDEFSYPFGELAIKGRESKGNIVTEKSVEKITHDRGEKQS